The window catttttgtaggaagaacattgaaagataaTTCAAAATAGGGGTGTAAAGGaccagagggaccttggtgtatatgtgcacatatcattgaaggtggcagggcaggcagagagagcAGTAAGTAAAGCatccttggctttattaataggagTATATAGGACAAGGGCAAGAAGTTGATGTTGAATTTATATAAGCACTTGttaaacctcagctggagtactgtgcacagctctgggtgccacattatagtAGGAATGTGAGTgtgttggagagagtacagaagtgATTTGTAAGGCTGGTTCCATGCTTGAGATACTTCAGGTATGAGGGTAGATTAAAGAAGTTGCAACTGACCCCCCTGGAGAGAAGACGGCTAAGGGGACACCTGATAgacgttttcaaaatcatgagcaggatagagtagataaagataaactgttCCCAATCGTAAAAGGAACAAGGtcaagagagcatagatttaaagtgatcttcAAAAATAACAAGAGTGAAGTACAGAAAAACGTTTTCACATTTAGTGAATACTTaaagtatggaatgcactgcctggaactgAGGTGGAAGATTgttcaattgaggtattcaagagggaattggaaGATTATTCAGGTTAAAAAAATATAATGTGGAAGGATATGGCAAAAATGCAGGGAACTACCACGTGGAAATGATGCAGGCACGATGGATCAAATAGCCTTCTTCTACGTCATAATATTTTTGTGATTCTGTTAACCTCTTTGTTTCATGATTTGATTGGGACATGGATCATTCTCATTGCCTGATCCTTTTGTTTCACCATCTGTGGCTGCCCTTTTATTCACCTTGGCCTTCcacacattttagattagattcactacagcgtggaaacaggcccatcgtcccaaccagtccacactgaccctccaaagagtaacccgcccagacccatttccatctgactaatgcacttaacactatgggcaaattagcgtggccaattcacctgacctgcacatctttggacccagagcacccggaggaaacccacgcagacacagggagaatgtgcaaactccacacagacagtcatccaaggctggaatcaaacctgggatcctggtgctgtgaggctgcagtgctaaccactgagccaccatgccactgttttgttaaaaaattccaacaATTTCAACTGAACATTAAAATTTTCAGTTGACCTAGGACTTCTACCATCCTTTGCAAATACTCCTAATAGACTTGGCCCTAATTTTTAGGTTGTGTTCACTATTCTTAAATTTACAGCAAACAGTAATAACTTCTCACTAATATCTTGGTGACTTTGATTAAGACATCACTTAATCATCAAAGTTACAGGTAATCCAACCTCAGTTAAGGTAGTCTATCCTTGTAATCCTTGTTTTGGAATCAGTGGATAATTCTGGTAAATGTAAATTGCATTCAATCCAAGATCAGTATATTTTTCCTAGggtgcactatccacaactgctGAAgtattttaagtgtggcctattGTATGGGGTGTAGgaatttgaaagggttaatgtGTAGAGTGCTTTAAGCACCCCCCTCAATGATAATGGAACAGCTTAGGACCTGACTGGAAGGAGAGTGGCCATCTTGGTCTTTCTTGTAGCCTCTATGACAATATCAATCACAGCAGTGTAGCTTGTACATCATTgctattgtgcaatgaaccataTCTTGTTTAAAATAAGAGCCTATTCTCATAAGATTACCAAATGGTTTTGATCCAACACTCTAGACCAAGGGTGCCCTGTAAGTTGAgagtgtgtagctggaaaagcacagcaggtcaggctgcatttgaggagcatgaaaatcggcatttcaggctggagaccttcatcaggaatctgattccggcccgaaatgtcaattttcctgctctttggatgctgcctgacttgctgcgcttttccagcaacacactctcaactctgatctccagcatctccagtcctcactgtcACCTTGGTGCCCTGTAAGTCCCTACAAGGAAAGAGGATGGTGTCAGTTTCTCACTGATAGCTCAGACAATATAGTGAGAATTCATCTCACAACCTGGTCTAAACAGAGCTTTTGTATAGTTGAAAAATGATTTTTATACCTTGTATTTTAGTGCTCTCTATATAGAGGTCAGTATTCCATTGGCTTGTTTAAGTTAGTTTTTGTTCTTGTCCATGACATTTTaacgatctatgtacatggactcagAGACAGTCAATATCCATTTGAATTTTATTACCCTGTAAAATGTTCTAAGGAACCTCTTTTTATGTAATGAGTTCTGAAAAATAACTTGTTGCTGTCAACTAAAGTCAGCTAAACTATATTAAAGATTATTCTCATAGATATAGCCTGAAAATTACAATGATCATGTGAATACTTtgagaatttattttaaattcactGTTATTTCgaaagtgacaataaattacaATATTGGTTATAAATGGATTCACATCTCCATTAAAAAGTGGAGAGAGGAACTTGATACCAGAGCATTAAGCATGATAGTAACTTTCAgttcttgtttttatttctaaaATAAAGCATGCTAATGCATCATTTTTGACAATGGTTTGGTCTTTACTTTTAGCTATCGAGTTGATATGTAATTAATATTCATGTAATTTTAGCAATATAGCATGCTTTTCAGTTGAAAGCACCTCAAACAAGAAATTAACTTACAATTTTACATTAATAAAATATTGCTGGTGATAGTGCAGTCTCTGTATAAGTTACACAGCATATCTCTGCATTCGTAGTCATCGACAATACTGAATTTCGGAAAAATTATCATCTATACAAGTAACCTGAGGATCATAAAGGCACCGCTGACTCAGAGAAAGCTCATAAGTCAACTTTTCCAAACTCAGCTGATCTCTGAAAATACATCAAACCTGGACAGAAAGGGGGAGGCTGAAGAAAGCAGTGAAAAGCAGTTAGGAACAGCTGAGGTACTGTATACAACTTTCCTAATTTAAATTAAGGAAAGTCTTAAGATAAATTATTCAGTGAATTAACAAAACATAAAAGAGCcttttaaaacaattttgatGTTCAAAAGTTTGAAATATTTTGATTGTATCAACATTGATGTCAGTTTTGTTATCTTACATTATATATGTTTAATATACTTACtctacttatctatgctacttagccctgtgatctgcctatattgctcgTGAAACAAAGCCTTGtgtcttggtacacgtgacaataaattcaattcaattcaaatcaaatcaattcaattcaaatcaattcaattcaatacttgTTGAGGATATTGATCCATCTGGATTAATTGATTCTTGTTTGACCCTTCTCTCTGGGCATTAGAATTACAATCTTGTAAATTGAAACACCATTTGCTGGTCATTTAATTGAAATGGATTAGATCCCTCAATTTGCAGTAAGTTATTACAAGTACTCTCTAGTGATAGTTTTATTTGGGTTGGATACCAGTTTCTCGTGAAAGATTGATCATTTTGTGACAAATGCCTCAATATTTACCTTCTTGTTCATTGTCAGCTGCCAATTTGGTTGAATCCAAAGTGTGATCCTCCCATTCTGTTTCAGCTGTGACTGTTTACACAAAACAGATTTATATATAAAAGAGAAGTTAATTTTCATCATAATATTGAATCAGAAAGGTTAGGATATTAAACAACCTATGTCACTGTATAATTCTGTCTCAGAACTTACAAAGTGTGATGTGAGgtccttttgtttgtgttttgtggAAAAAAATTAAGAATAAGACATCCCAAAATTAAGataaatatattttgttttcgtttatctgttatagagtcatagagatgtacagcatggaaacagacccttcggtccaacccatccatgccgaccagatatcccaacccaatctagtcacacctgccagcacccggcccatatccctccaaacccttcctattcatatacccatccaaatgcctcttaaatgttgcaattgtatcagcctccaccacatcctccggcagctcattccatacacgtaccaccctctgcgtgaaaaagttgcaccttaggtctcttttatatctttcctctctctgggaaaagactttgtgtacttatcctctccatgcccctcataattttgtaaacctctataaggtcacccctcagcctccgatgctccagggaaaacagccccagcctgttcggcctctccctgtagctcagatcctccaactctggcaatatctttgtaaatcttttctgaacactttcaagtttcacaacatctttctgataggaagtagaccagaattgcacacagtattccaaaagaggcctaaccaatgtcctgtacaaccacaatatgacctcccaactcctgtactcaacactctgtcCAGTAaatgaaagcacaccaaatgccttcttcactatcctatccacctgcgactccactttcaaggagctatgaacctgcactctttgttcagcaacactccctaggatcttaccattaagtgtataagtcctgctaagatttgctttcccaaaatgtagcaccttacatttatctgaattaactccatctgccacttatcagctcattggcccatctggtcctgatcctgttgtaatctgaggtaaccctcttcgctgttcactgtacctgtaattttggtgtcatctgcaaacttactaactgtacctcttatgctcacatccaaatcattgatgtaaatgacaaaaagcagaaggcccagcaccgacccttgtggcactccactggtcacaggcctccagtctgaaaaacaaccctccaccaccaccctctgtcttctagctttgagccagttctgtatccaaatggttacttttccctgtattctatgagatctaaccttgctaatcagtctcccatggggaaccttgtcaaacgtcttactcAAATCCATAtagatctactgctctgccctcatcaatcttcttcgttacttcttcgaaaaactcaatcaagttgtgttctatttatttttatttaataacTAACCTCCATTGGCCTAAAGTAAAAATCACTAATATTGAACTGTGGCTCATAGGATAAGTTATTTTCACCACCTCATCTTTAAGGAGGTAAACACTAATTAGGTTTGACTTTAAAAGCAAGAAGTAGCATACATATAGTAGTTATCGCAGTTCTAAAACACATCACAATTAATTACATATTGGCTGCTGCTCTTCAGGAAAAGCATGCACCCATTTTTGGAATAAGAAGATTCCATCGGCAACAATTTAGTCAATGGCAAATCAATCCTCAGTGTCGCTGATTGAAGTAGGAATATTGTCTTGGATAGCTGCAGATTCTTTCTTCATTGCACAGTGTTATCTTTAATTTCCCATTGAACCAATGAAACTGGTCATTAGGAATCCAATTAATATTTATACTGTATGTTCAAGTCATGGACTTGGACTTAAATTCACTGTCTTGTGACTCACATCAAGATTGATACCAACTAATCCAAGTTTGGGCTGGTCTTCTTGtagggaagaaggttgagaggagatttgatagaggatttcaaaatcatgaacagaCAGGATAGAGTAGATAGAAAGAAGCTGCTCCCActtataaaagaaaaaaaaggggaTAAGATTTAAAATGTTGTACAAGGGTgatatgggaaaaaaaaactgcacacagaaagtagttagggtatggaatgcgctgGCTGGAAACGTGGTGGATGCACATTCAATCCTGGCATTTAAGAGGGCAATCAATGGTGTTTGGACAGAAATGCTCTGCAGGGTTATGTGGAAAAGGTAGGAGATTGGCATTAGCTAGGACTGGTGCAAACACAAGGAGTCAAATCCCCTTCTTCTGCATCATTATAATTCTGTAGTTCTGTGCAATTAATGCATCAATACCTCAAATAAACAGAATTAACAATACAAACAACATAAATCAAATTGTTAAAGTAACAATCCTGGTGACATGCAAATACAACTTATCATTACTAATATAcatcaaaataaataaaacaaaacatcatATTGAAATTTATAGCACATAGGATAGTAACTTCCCCATTATATCACTTTGCTACAATAATCAATGGCAAATCTCATTCCTCTGTGTTTGTTCTTCCTATTTTTTTTACCTTGTTTACTTAAAATGGTTACAGGATGCCTCAAGCTCTCCTGTGAAAAAAACGTTCATGGTCCATCAACTTTCTACGGAAAGAAATTTCATCTAACTCCACTCCTTAATCTCTTGGGGATGATTTAAACCAATGGCTTCTTTTCATCAACTCTCACATAAGGAGAAATAATCAGTTCATCAAAATGCTTCATAATTTTAATAGCTTTCATTATATATTGCTTTTTTTTCTGTTCCAATAGATATAATGTCAGTATCACATGCCAGTTCTCAAAACTAGTTTCTTAATTTAAATATCATCCTGCTCAATCTACATTGAATAATCCCAGAATTCCAATACTCAGGGATTGGAATATCTGACATTAGTGATCTGATTTCTGTCAGAAGTTAAGACATTTAAGATATCACACAGAATTCTCCTAACCTAACTTCAGGAGAACTTGAATGGAAGCCCTAGGGAAATGGGTATAAATAAGTAATCTGCTTTACAATGATAAACAGGTGTTGCTGAACTGACACATAGTGAATCAGTGGCGGGATCTCACTTAGTGCTGTTCTTATATTTGAGGTCGAGATCTAGTCCAATACAGCAAAGTCTTAATCTAACCAGATAAATTATAAAGAGGAAATAATGCTATTAGTGTGGAGTTTGTTAGTAGACGTTTCTTTTCTCTTGAATGTTCTCTCTAAGGTTTCTGCTGAATTTCCACTGATGTTATGGTAGGAGAATTAGGCAAATCTGTTGAGATCGCAGAATCACACAGAAAGATGTGTTGTGACTTATTGAAATGGAAAATACTAGAGatagcagcaggtcaggcagtatctgtggagaaacagagtttaTATTTAAGGTTTCTGACATTTCATTGGCTATTTAATATTGAAGAAAGCTGGCTTTCAGGGAATGTATTACAGAAATTAAAcagcaaatgaaatgaaaatgctATGTCATCATATAGTGAAGAAATATGTGCTTCCGCACATGGAAGAAGCAAAGATGGGAAGGAGAAATGTTCTTGAGTAATTCTGAGTAACAAGAAGTGCAGTAGTATTTCTAGAAGCGTTACAAAAAGGTCTTCTTTCTAGTGTTTCACTCAATGTATAGTAATGGCATAGAGAGACATAGAAGaacagggtgcagaagaggtttataaggatgttgccagggttggagggtttgatatAGGGAGGTGCTGAACATGTTggggctatttccctgcagtgtcaaaggctgaggagtgaagttatagaggtttataaaatcatgaagggcttagataaggtgaagagccaaggtctttttcacagggtaggggagtccaaaactgagggcattggtttaaggtgagaggtgaaagattgaGAAGGGACCTattgggcaacattttcatgcagagggtggtgcatgtgtggaatgagctaccagaagaagtgctggaggctggtacaattacaacatttaacaggtatctggatgggtatatgaaaagggagAGTTATGAGGGATACAgacaaagtgctggcaaaagggactagatcaatttaggatatctggtcggcatggacaagttggactgaagggtggtttctctgctgtacatctctttgactttaCAAGAAGAAGTACAAAGCACTTAAACATATTGAAAGGTTAACTGTATGCAACAAAATATCTGTCTGTGACTAATTCCTGACCTAAATCTATTTCAGGAAGGTGGATTGGAGCCTACATGTCTGCAGTGTGATGGGGCAGGATCTGTACCCTGCTCTTTGTGCCATGGAAGCAAACTCTCAATGTTTGCCAACCGATTCAAAGAGTCATTCCGAGCCATACGGTGCCCAGGATGTAATGAGAATGGAGTGCAGCCATGTCAGAGCTGTGCTGATTGAAAGCCTTAAAACTCACAATATATTGTTTAATATCATAAAAACTGAATTTATGTCTGAATTTAAATGCAGTTCCATACAAACAACTTTGCTGGAAAGTGTAGACTTAGTCAAGGAGTGGGGTGTGGATGATGCACTGTTAGCAGAGGAGAGGGCATTTGGCTGTGGTTGGAACAATGAACCTTTATGATGCAGCTGGATAGACATCTTGAAGATGCCAAGGGACAGGGAACAGTCTATACAATGGACTTTGAAACATAGGCCTCTGCTGACCAGAAGCAGTTCCATCTCAGTTTATATATTTATTCATCTAACTTCTTTTTGATCTGTTTATCTATCTATCAATATAACTCTGGGGTGCTGATAGTATtggtagaaagtgaggattgctaATTATTCCAGTTGGTAACATAAATGTTGCATGTGTAAATGGAATAGAGTGATCATCCTATTGTTTTTATGTTTAAGATTGCATTAGTGATAAAATTAAAAAATTGTAAAAATGCCAAATTTTATTGTGTCTACTCATGTTCTTTATGGTATAACCTTGTACATTGGTTATATCTTCAAATGGTTTATGGAAGACTTATCAGTGCAAATGCCAAATGGCAAATAATGTCATAGATGTTACAATATTAAAGGATGACATGTTTTCAGACACTTTGGTGAAGTTATAATAATGAATATTATTACATTCAACACATACTCAATTAAGCCTCTATTGAGTGTATAATTCTAGCACAAACATCTATCAGTGATAATTTTCCAGATTGCAGAGTGGAGCAGCCAGTGACAGTGTTGTATCACTTCGCAATGATTCCTATTGATTCTTGGCGTCATAAAAACCAAAGGATAGGAAAAGTCCCTAtggtccatcatgtctgt of the Hemiscyllium ocellatum isolate sHemOce1 chromosome 16, sHemOce1.pat.X.cur, whole genome shotgun sequence genome contains:
- the LOC132823245 gene encoding glutaredoxin domain-containing cysteine-rich protein 2 — translated: MEELHSKFSNKCEPKPRKVRFRISSSYSGRVLKQVYEDGSESEEPEEDGQRGSLKTRLSERFEIGRAIAQEHWDTAYPSSTRLLAQRINVFRDGNRYSMTGEQNLFTDLTENRSKSSTILNFGKIIIYTSNLRIIKAPLTQRKLISQLFQTQLISENTSNLDRKGEAEESSEKQLGTAEEGGLEPTCLQCDGAGSVPCSLCHGSKLSMFANRFKESFRAIRCPGCNENGVQPCQSCAD